The proteins below are encoded in one region of Lactuca sativa cultivar Salinas chromosome 3, Lsat_Salinas_v11, whole genome shotgun sequence:
- the LOC111917249 gene encoding zinc finger CCCH domain-containing protein 34 produces the protein MEMSQSDPVTEWNTSGGQTGLEEPMWQLGLESYPERPDEADCIYYLRTGFCGYGSRCRFNHPRDRSSVVGAMRSAGGEYPQRIGQPVCQYYMRTGMCKFGASCKYHHPRHGIGSSTTVLLNMSGYPLRPGEKECSYYVKTGQCKFGMTCKFHHPQPVGIAPSPPPPPPPESFSPMAASVTYQSMQSPVASSQQYGVFSGNWPVSRPSLLPGSYLAGSYGPPVMLPPGMVPFPGWNPYQAPVNPNSNVGGGSMYAISPSHLSPAVPSYVSMAESAFPERPGEAECQYYLKTGDCKFGSSCRYHHPREWNQPKTNFMLSPMGLPLRPGAAVCTHYAQKGVCKFGPSCKFDHPMGGGGTLSYSSSASSLADMSVAPYPVGTSIGTLAPSSSSSDIVSATNKNKDGLSTSTSTSISVASGSVGSSLSQSMPLSLSKSSTAAD, from the exons ATGGAGATGTCACAGTCCGATCCGGTTACTGAATGGAACACATCAGGAGGCCAAACAGGGCTCGAAG AGCCTATGTGGCAATTAGGGTTGGAATCATACCCTGAACGGCCGGATGAGGCCGATTGTATCTATTATTTGCGGACAGGGTTTTGTGGGTACGGTTCTCGCTGTCGGTTCAACCATCCTCGTGATCGTAGTTCG GTGGTCGGAGCTATGAGGTCTGCCGGAGGGGAATACCCACAGCGGATTGGGCAACCAGTGTGTCAG TACTACATGCGAACAGGAATGTGTAAGTTTGGTGCTTCATGCAAGTATCATCATCCAAGACATGGAATCGGATCATCAACCACAGTGTTACTAAATATGTCTGGATACCCTCTTCGTCCT GGTGAAAAGGAGTGTTCGTACTATGTGAAAACAGGGCAGTGTAAGTTTGGGATGACCTGTAAATTTCACCATCCCCAACCAGTTGGCATTgctccatcaccaccaccaccaccaccacctgaatCATTTTCTCCGATGGCAGCTTCTGTTACATACCAAAGTATGCAATCTCCTGTTGCTTCTTCTCAACAGTATGGAGTGTTTTCTGGCAACTGGCCGGTTTCCAGACCTTCTCTTCTTCCCGGATCATATCTCGCCGGAAGTTATGGTCCTCCGGTGATGCTTCCCCCTGGAATGGTCCCATTTCCAGGTTGGAATCCTTACCag GCACCTGTAAATCCGAATAGCAATGTTGGAGGTGGGTCGATGTATGCGATAAGTCCTTCTCATTTATCTCCAGCAGTTCCTTCATATGTTTCAATGGCGGAATCTGCGTTTCCAGAGAGACCTGGTGAAGCGGAATGTCAGTATTATTTAAAGACGGGGGACTGTAAATTTGGTTCATCATGTCGATACCATCATCCACGGGAATGGAATCAGCCAAAGACAAACTTCATGCTTAGTCCCATGGGTCTTCCCCTTCGTCCA GGTGCAGCGGTGTGTACACACTATGCCCAAAAGGGTGTGTGTAAGTTTGGGCCATCTTGCAAATTTGATCACCCAATGGGTGGAGGTGGGACATTGAGTTACAGTTCATCTGCATCATCACTTGCTGACATGTCAGTTGCACCATATCCTGTTGGGACTTCGATTGGAACTTTAGcaccttcatcttcttcatcggaCATTGTTTCTGCAACCAACAAAAACAAAGATGGTCTTTCTACTTCTACCAGTACCAGTATAAGTGTCGCTAGTGGTTCGGTGGGGTCCAGTTTGTCACAGAGCATGCCACTTTCACTTTCTAAATCCTCCACTGCTGCTGATTGA
- the LOC111917250 gene encoding uncharacterized protein LOC111917250, which translates to MEGLTEDERKALRGSKFAPLPSPLPTVSRSQPRLAHPGGPMKTNKAAALAKFLERKSLEPSGLSSINPKLVELAVKNAKETVRASNASNSERRIQHVNSFGDYEDMIEEDQEMEVKPIKLKKKKNKKKKNKKQKVN; encoded by the exons ATGGAGGGACTGACAGAGGATGAACGAAAGGCTCTTCGTGGAAGCAAATTTGCACCTCTTCCATCTCCACTGCCCACCGTTTCCCGATCTCAACCTAG ATTGGCGCACCCTGGAGGACCAATGAAAACTAATAAAGCTGCTGCGTTAGCCAAGTTTCTGGAACGGAAGTCACTGGAACCTAGTGGATTATCTTCTATTAATCCCAAACTTGTGGAATTGGCTGTGAAAAATGCCAAAGAGACTGTTAGAGCAA GCAATGCTTCAAATTCAGAAAGGAGAATACAGCATGTAAACTCATTTGGTGACTATGAG GATATGATTGAAGAAGACCAAGAAATGGAAGTGAAACCAATCAAactgaagaaaaagaagaacaagaagaagaaaaataaaaaacagaAG GTGAACTAG